The genomic region CCTCGACCATCTGCTCCACGAAGGCCCGCATCCCCGCGTCGGCCTCCTCGTCGAACGGCTTGCCCTTCGCCTCGGCGGCGGCGCGCGAGACGATCGAGAGCACCCCGGCGAGCTGGGCGGGCCCCATCACCGCGGACTTGGCGTTGGGCCAGGTGAACAGGAAGCGCGGGTCGTAGGCGCGACCGTTCATCCCGTAGTTGCCGGCGCCGTAGGAGGCCCCGATCAGCACCGAGAGGTGCGGCACCGTCGAGTTGGAGACCGCGTTGATCATCGCGGCGCCGTGCTTGATGATCCCGCCCTGCTCGTACTCCGCGCCGACCATGTAGCCGGTGGTGTTGTGCAGGAACAGCAGCGGGGTGTCGCTGGAGTTGGCGAGCTGGATGAACTGGGTGGCCTTCTGGGCCTCCTCGCTGAACAGCACGCCCTGGGCGTTGGCGAGGATCCCGATCGGCCGGCCGTGCAGCCGCGCCCAGCCGGTGACCAGCGACGCGCCGTAGAGCGGCTTGAACTCGTCGAAGGCCACCTCGTTGCCGGCGCTCGGCCCGTCCACGATCCGGGCGATCACCTCGCGCGGGTCGAAAGGCTCCTTGAGGTCGGCCGGGATCAGGTCCAGCAGCGTGTCCGGGTCGTACGCCGGCTCGGCGTACGCCGTGGGCTCGGGGGAGGCCTTGCGCCAGTTCAGCCGGGCGACGATGCGCCGGCCGATCCGGATCGCGTCGCGCTCGTCCTCGGCGAGGTAGTCGGCCAGCCCGGAGGTCCGGGCGTGCATCTCGGCGCCGCCGAGGGTCTCGTCGTCGGTGTCCTCGCCGGTGGCCATCTTCACCAGCGGCGGCCCGGCCAGGAACACCTTGGCCTGCTCCTTGACCATCACCGTGTAGTCGGAGAGCCCCGGCACGTAGGCGCCGCCGGCGGTCGCGTTGCCGAAGACCAGCGCGATCGTGGGCTGCCGGCGGGCGCTGGCCCGGGTCAGGTCCCGGAAGACCTTGCCGCCCGGGATGAAGATCTCCTTCTGGGTCGGCAGGTCGGCTCCGGCGGACTCGACCAGGCTGATGCTGGGCAGCCCGTTCTCCTCGGCGATCTGCGCGGCCCGGAAGGTCTTGCGCAGCGTCCAGGGGTTGGAGGCGCCACCCTTCACGGTCGGGTCGTTGGCGGTGATCATGCACTCCACGCCCTCGACCACGCCGATGCCGGTCACCACGCTGGCGCCGACTGTGAAGTCCGAGCCCCAGCCGGCCAGCGGGCTGAGCTCGAGGAACGCCGAGCCCTCGTCGATGAGCAGCTCGATCCGCTCGCGGGGCAGCAGCTTGCCGCGCTCGTGGTGGCGGGCGACGTACTTCTCCCCGCCGCCGGCGACGGCCTTCGCGTGCTGCTCGTCGAGGTCGGCGAGCTTGGCGAGCAGGTGCTCGCGGCGGTCCCCCTCGGTCCCGGCCTCGCTGTCGATGGCCGTCATTTCGTGTACCCCAGCAGCTTGGCGGCAAGGTCGGTGAGCACCTCGGTCGCTCCTCCTCCGATCGGCAGGAGCCGGGCGTCGCGGTAGTGCCGCTCCACCTCGGTCCCGTGCATGTATCCCGTCCCGCCGTGCAGCTGGACGGCCTGGTCACAGACGTACGTCGCGGCCTCGCAGGCGGTCTGCTTGGCCAGGCAGGCCTCCGCGATCACCTGCTCCCCGGCGACGTGCCGGGCCGCGACGGCGTGGGTGTAGGCGCGGGCGGCCTCCACCCGGCGGTGCATCTCGACGAGCTTGTGGCGCACCACCTGGCGCCGGATCAGCGGCTCCCCGAACGTGGTGCGCTCGCGGCAGTAGGCGGCTGCCAGCTCCAGGGAGCGGGCGGCGATGCCGTAGCCGTGCACCGCCAGAGCCATC from Nocardioides pantholopis harbors:
- a CDS encoding acyl-CoA carboxylase subunit beta; the protein is MTAIDSEAGTEGDRREHLLAKLADLDEQHAKAVAGGGEKYVARHHERGKLLPRERIELLIDEGSAFLELSPLAGWGSDFTVGASVVTGIGVVEGVECMITANDPTVKGGASNPWTLRKTFRAAQIAEENGLPSISLVESAGADLPTQKEIFIPGGKVFRDLTRASARRQPTIALVFGNATAGGAYVPGLSDYTVMVKEQAKVFLAGPPLVKMATGEDTDDETLGGAEMHARTSGLADYLAEDERDAIRIGRRIVARLNWRKASPEPTAYAEPAYDPDTLLDLIPADLKEPFDPREVIARIVDGPSAGNEVAFDEFKPLYGASLVTGWARLHGRPIGILANAQGVLFSEEAQKATQFIQLANSSDTPLLFLHNTTGYMVGAEYEQGGIIKHGAAMINAVSNSTVPHLSVLIGASYGAGNYGMNGRAYDPRFLFTWPNAKSAVMGPAQLAGVLSIVSRAAAEAKGKPFDEEADAGMRAFVEQMVEEQSLPYVLSGMLYDDGVIDPRDTRTVLGICLSVIDTAPVAGTDRFGVFRM